A genomic window from Phoenix dactylifera cultivar Barhee BC4 unplaced genomic scaffold, palm_55x_up_171113_PBpolish2nd_filt_p 000196F, whole genome shotgun sequence includes:
- the LOC120105117 gene encoding uncharacterized protein LOC120105117: MPRGRRFRNIEFQYTSVGSTSDRSQQPDEPHTQSGSQSEHAPPADRPDTDDVDVLDGLGRVRRTRGPTRARDVWSLPEDEKIVVHCNELGQPIKNAASISSTFLGSVARKGQLCPLNYTKWDEMLPSYKVELLRVDEVKN, translated from the exons ATGCCGCGAGGAAGACGTTTCAGAAATATTGAGTTTCAGTACACATccgtgggatctacttctgatcgtTCCCAGCAGCCCGATGAGCCCCATACTCAGTCCGGGTCCCAGTCGGAGCACGCTCCACCTGCAGATCGTCCAGACACGGATGATGTGGACGTCCTGG atggactggggagagtgaggagAACACGAGGGCCCACTCGAGCACGGGACGTATGGAGCCTAcctgaggatgagaagattgtcgtccattgcaacgaactagggcagcccatcaagaatGCTGCAAGCATTTCATCCActtttttaggatcggttgcgcgGAAGGGACAATTGTGTccactcaactatacgaaatgggacgaaatgcttccttcgtataaggttgagcttcttagagttGATGAGGTAAAGAATTAA